The DNA region TATTGCTCGCGCACCGCTTCGAAGGGCCGAGAGCCACCCTGCGAAGCGCCGAATCGCAGGCGCAGGAGAAGCTTGGGAATCGCCATCCCCTGGCCGACGGCGCGCACCGATTTGTTGAGATGGCGGAGGTGCCCCTCCGGCGACCAGAACTCGCCCTGGGGAGCGAAGAAGGTCTCCAGGGGAAGGTCCGAGAAGTGCTGGTGGATCTCCGCCTGCAGCCTGCCGAGGCCGGCGGCCAGCGTCTCGCGGTCGGTGGGGGTGGTGATCTCGAACATGGGGTCAGGGTCGTTGACTTTTGAGGCTTTCGACGGCTCGCCGATGACGTCGCAGAACTTCCGGATGGAGATCCTGCGGCAGCGGCTCGAGATTGGCGAGGAGGGCGGTGCCTTCCTGATGACGGCCGAGCTCTCCGAGGCAGCGAGCGAGGGCGATCTGCGGCATCAGGATACCGTGAACGTCGTCCGGCGACAGGCGGTGGCCCAAGTCTCGGGCCTGCCGCAGGAAGGGCTCCGCCTGGGCGGCTTCGCCGCTGTCGAGGAGGAGCCGGCCAAGGCGCACCAGCGGGACCATCAGGGCGGGATTGTCGAGGCCGAGGGCCTGCTGACGGATCTCGACCACCCGGCGGTAGCGCTCGATGGCGCCATCGGCGTCGCCCACCGCCTGGTCGATCTGGGCCAGGCTGGCGAGCAACAGAGCGGTGCGCGGGTAGAGCGGGCCGAAGTTGCGCTCGAAGATGCCGACCCCTTCTTCGAGATCACGGCGTGCCGCTTCGAGCTCACCGGCGCGGCGCGCCGCGAGGGCGGTCCGGTTGAGGCCCTCGGCGAGCTCCGGATGATCCGGCCCGAGGCTGCGCCGCAACCGGGCGAGGGCGCGACGATGGGTGCGGAGCGACTCGGTGTAGCTCGCCTCGTCCTCGAGCAGGGAGGCGAAGCGGCTGAGGTGGATGGCGACCTCCGGATGGTTTTCGCCGAAGGTGCGCTCGAGCTTGGGAAGGGCGCTCTCGTAGTGGCGCCGTGCCTCCTCCGTTTCGCCGATCTGGGTCAGGCCGTCGGCGAGATCGGCCTGCACCCGGAGGCGGCGCGGGTCGTCGCGGTCGGGGTCGTCTTCGAGGATGCTCCAGGCGGCCTGATAGAGGCCTTCGGCAGTCTCGTAGTCGTGGCGCTGCCAGGCCAGCAGGCCGAGGTGGTGGAAGGTGAAGGCCACCTGGCGATGACGCGGTCCGAGGCGGATGCGCTGAATGGCGAGGGCACGTTCGAGGGCCCGCCGTGCCGCCGGGAACTCTCCCCGGGCGGTGAGGCTACGACCGAGGCCATCGAGGGGGGGCGCCAGGCTGATGTCTTCGTCCCCGAGCTCGGCCTCACGCAGCTCGAGGGCTTGCTCGAAGAGCGGTTGCGCGGCGGCCGGGTCGCCGCTTTCGAGGCGGACCTCGGCGAGGGCGACGAGGGAATCGGCGAGCGGCAGTGGCTCGCCACCGCGGCGCAGCGCGACCGCCTGCTCGAGCAAGAGTCCGGCTTCGCCGAAAAGTGCCAGGTCGCAGTAGACCTGGCCCAGTCGGGTGAGCATCTCGCTCTGTAGGGCGGGCTCGCCATCGAGCTCGCGTTCGATCCACGAGGCGCCGCGATCGAGCAGCTCGCGGGCGGTGACCTGCTCGCCGCGGGCGCGAGTGGGAGCGGCATCCTCGAACAGCTCGGTGAGAAACGACGCCACCTGCCGCGCCTGCTCGGCGGCGCGCTGGGCACGATCGCGCTCGCGCGCCAGGC from Acidobacteriota bacterium includes:
- a CDS encoding serine/threonine-protein kinase, which translates into the protein MSSPSDPSGGPPPPDRWQRADDLLDGALDLAPDQRAAYLARECGDDGDLRALVERLLRAAESESALDPAGEALALTLAAEDPAPGTEIGRYRLVREIGRGGMAVVYLAERADGEFEHRVALKLIRSGLFGEDSIRRFQRERQILAHLRHPAIAQLFDGGTTAEGRPYFVMEHVAGEPIDQYCHRRDLPVADRLRLFIAAAGAVDHAHRNLVVHRDLKPSNLLVTATGEPKLLDFGIASLLAHRGSAALTRTRSGAMTPAYASPEQVRGESLTTSSDIYQLGLLLYQVLTGDLPYRPTDDSPSAIAKAIRDDPPRRPSGAASQPRDPTVRRRLRGDLDNIVLKALSKQPERRYDSVARLIEDLEHHLAGRPVSAQPATWTYRARKFLGRHLAASLATFGVILLLLATATLYTLGLARERDRAQRAAEQARQVASFLTELFEDAAPTRARGEQVTARELLDRGASWIERELDGEPALQSEMLTRLGQVYCDLALFGEAGLLLEQAVALRRGGEPLPLADSLVALAEVRLESGDPAAAQPLFEQALELREAELGDEDISLAPPLDGLGRSLTARGEFPAARRALERALAIQRIRLGPRHRQVAFTFHHLGLLAWQRHDYETAEGLYQAAWSILEDDPDRDDPRRLRVQADLADGLTQIGETEEARRHYESALPKLERTFGENHPEVAIHLSRFASLLEDEASYTESLRTHRRALARLRRSLGPDHPELAEGLNRTALAARRAGELEAARRDLEEGVGIFERNFGPLYPRTALLLASLAQIDQAVGDADGAIERYRRVVEIRQQALGLDNPALMVPLVRLGRLLLDSGEAAQAEPFLRQARDLGHRLSPDDVHGILMPQIALARCLGELGRHQEGTALLANLEPLPQDLHPEVLRRHRRAVESLKSQRP